The genomic window GGTGAAATGGGGCGTCATCATCACGTTGATACCACGCTGCGGCTGCTGCAAATGCAGCATTAGCGGCATCATTGCCACCGGCAGCAGGGCGAAGGAAAAAACCAGGGCAAACCGGGCAATCTCCTTGAGCTTCTCCACGCCGAAAACGTGGTAGAGGGAGGAGAGAACAAAGGCGCCGGCGACCAGGCCGGTCATATAGGGGTAGAGGACGATCTGGATCGACCAGTAGACGTATTCGTTGGGCAGAACGAACAGGTCCTTTACGGTCCAGGCTTCGCCGTGAACAACCATCTGGGCCAGAGATTCAACCATGACTAGCGCACCTCCTTGTTCAGGCCGATGTAGAAGACATGAGGTTTGGTGCCGTATTCGTCACGCAGCACGCCAACGCGCTGGTTGAGAATCACCTGCGCGACCGGGTCTTTCGGGTCTCGCAGATTGCCGATTTTCCGGGCGCTGAAGGGGCAGGCCTGGACACAGGCGGTCTTCTTCCCCTGCGTGATGCGATGGTAGCAGAAGTTGCATTTCTCGGCGACCTTCTCCTTGGGATGGAAGAAGCGGACGCCGTAGGGGCAGCCCATGATGCAATAGCCGCAGCCGATGCACCACTTGCGATCGACCAGCACGACGCCGTCGGCTGCCTGGTAGGTGGCACCGACCGGACAGACCTGGACACAGGGCGGGTTTTCGCACTGGTTGCACAGCTTGGGCACAAAGAAGGCCTGCGCGATTTCCTCATCGGCCACCTCCAGCATGCCCGATTTATTCTGGTCTATTTTATTGCTGGTGAAGCCGTTGAGGGCACCTTTGGGTGAATCCATTACGACGTCCCCATCCTTCTTGATGACGTAACGCTCGACCCAGGTTCGGGTGACGTTGGCCTGGAGGGGGATGTCGTTCTCGATCTTGCAGGCTTTGACGCAGAAGCCGCAGCCGACGCACTTGTGCGTGTCGACCAGAAAAGCCCAGCGCACCTCCGGCCGGGAAGCGAGCACCGCTTTGGGGTCGAGCCACTCCAGAGCCGACATGGAGACCCCGGCTCCGGAGATGAAGACGAGAGAGTTTTTCAAAAAGTCACGCCTCTTCATGGTTACATCTCCTCCAGGCTCGGGTTGTGCGGGTTGTGACATTCGCTGCACTCAACCCC from Desulfuromonadales bacterium includes these protein-coding regions:
- a CDS encoding 4Fe-4S dicluster domain-containing protein, translated to MKRRDFLKNSLVFISGAGVSMSALEWLDPKAVLASRPEVRWAFLVDTHKCVGCGFCVKACKIENDIPLQANVTRTWVERYVIKKDGDVVMDSPKGALNGFTSNKIDQNKSGMLEVADEEIAQAFFVPKLCNQCENPPCVQVCPVGATYQAADGVVLVDRKWCIGCGYCIMGCPYGVRFFHPKEKVAEKCNFCYHRITQGKKTACVQACPFSARKIGNLRDPKDPVAQVILNQRVGVLRDEYGTKPHVFYIGLNKEVR